In Arachis stenosperma cultivar V10309 chromosome 1, arast.V10309.gnm1.PFL2, whole genome shotgun sequence, one DNA window encodes the following:
- the LOC130961955 gene encoding protein PMR5-like, whose product MALQSPASLLLHFLVLFITTLSLHSNLSFSALLLSLRHHHQHLKSERPMIHANQSNCALFVGNWVHDDSYPLYQSSSCPMIDPQFNCQLYGRPDSDYLKYRWRPLNCDLPRFNGGEFLMQMRGKTVLFVGDSLGHNQWESLICMLYTAVPQSQSQTQMVKGEPLSTFRFLDYGVTISFYKSPFLVEVDVVQGKRILRVEEVDGNGDPWRNADVISFNTGHWWTHEGSLQGWDYIELGGKYYPNMDRLAALERGLRTWANWVETNIDRTRTKVFFLGISPTHTNPNEWNNGVTGVTRKSCYGETEPISATSATAYPGAEYPEQMKVIDMVLRDMKNPPSLLDITLLSAFRKDGHPSIYTGDLSPQQRSNPLYSDCSHWCLPGLPDTWNELFYTALFY is encoded by the exons ATGGCACTTCAATCTCCagcatctcttcttcttcatttccttGTCCTCTTCATCACAACACTTTCCCTTCACTCTAATCTATCTTTCTCAGCTTTGCTACTAAGTTTAAGGCACCACCATCAGCACTTGAAGAGTGAGAGACCAATGATTCATGCAAACCAAAGCAACTGTGCATTGTTTGTTGGAAACTGGGTTCATGATGATTCATACCCTCTTTACCAATCTTCAAGCTGCCCCATGATTGATCCTCAGTTCAACTGCCAATTGTATGGTAGACCTGATTCTGATTACCTCAAATACAGATGGAGGCCCCTCAATTGTGATCTTCCAAG GTTCAATGGAGGTGAATTTCTGATGCAAATGAGAGGGAAAACAGTGTTGTTTGTGGGTGATTCACTTGGGCATAACCAGTGGGAATCATTGATCTGTATGCTATACACTGCAGTTCCTCAGTCTCAGTCTCAAACCCAGATGGTTAAGGGAGAGCCTCTCTCAACCTTCAGATTCTTG GACTATGGTGTAACCATTTCGTTTTATAAATCTCCATTTTTGGTTGAGGTTGATGTGGTGCAAGGGAAGAGGATTCTCAGAGTTGAGGAGGTTGATGGCAATGGCGATCCGTGGAGGAATGCCGATGTGATTTCTTTTAACACCGGACATTGGTGGACTCATGAAGGCTCTCTTCAAGG ATGGGATTACATAGAATTAGGAGGGAAATACTATCCAAACATGGATCGTTTGGCAGCTTTGGAAAGAGGACTAAGAACATGGGCTAATTGGGTGGAAACTAATATTGACAGAACCAGAACCAAAGTATTCTTCTTGGGAATTTCTCCTACTCATACCAA CCCAAATGAATGGAACAATGGAGTAACAGGAGTGACAAGAAAGAGTTGCTATGGCGAAACAGAACCAATAAGTGCAACATCAGCCACTGCATACCCAGGTGCTGAATATCCTGAGCAAATGAAGGTTATTGACATGGTCTTAAGAGACATGAAGAATCCACCTTCCCTTTTGGACATAACATTGTTATCCGCATTTCGAAAAGATGGCCACCCTTCGATCTACACCGGCGATTTGAGCCCTCAGCAACGATCTAATCCTCTTTACTCAGATTGCAGCCACTGGTGCCTCCCCGGCCTGCCGGATACTTGGAACGAATTGTTCTACACTGCTTTGTTCTACTAA
- the LOC130961947 gene encoding asparagine synthetase [glutamine-hydrolyzing] 2, with protein MCGILAVLGCSDDSQAKRVRVLELSRRLKHRGPDWSGLHQYGDNYLAHQRLAIVDPASGDQPLYNEDKSIVVTVNGEIYNHEELRKQLPNHTFRTECDCDVIAHLYEEHGEGFVDMLDGIFSFVLLDTRDNSFLVARDAIGVTSLYIGWGLDGSVWIASELKGLNDDCEHFETFPPGHLYSSKDREFRRWYNPPWFSEAIPSAPYDPLALRNAFEMAVIKRLMTDVPFGVLLSGGLDSSLVAAITARHLAGTKAAKQWGAKLHSFCVGLKGAPDLRAAKEVADYLGTVHHEFHFTVQDGIDAIEDVIYHIETYDVTTIRASTPMFLMSRKIKSLGVKWVISGEGSDEIFGGYLYFHKAPNKEEFHQETCRKIKALHKYDCLRANKSTYAWGLEARVPFLDKEFINVAMNIDPENKMIKPEEGRIEKWVLRKAFDDEEHPYLPKHILYRQKEQFSDGVGYSWIDGLKAHAAKHVTDKMMLNAANIFPHNTPNTKEAYYYRMIFERFFPQNSARLTVPGGASVACSTAKAVEWDAAWSNNLDPSGRAALGVHNSAYENQINSAKAAVGPEKIIPKMEISPLGVAIQS; from the exons ATTGAAGCACCGTGGACCTGATTGGAGTGGGCTCCACCAATATGGTGACAACTATTTGGCTCATCAAAGGTTAGCCATAGTTGATCCTGCTTCTGGTGATCAACCTCTTTACAATGAAGACAAATCCATTGTTGTCACG GTGAATGGAGAGATTTACAATCATGAAGAGCTTAGAAAACAGCTTCCTAATCACACCTTCAGAACCGAATGTGACTGTGATGTTATTGCACACCTG TATGAGGAGCATGGAGAGGGTTTTGTGGACATGCTTGAtggaatattttcttttgttctgttGGATACTCGTGACAACAGTTTCCTTGTTGCAAGAGATGCCATTGGAGTCACATCCTTGTACATTGGTTGGGGCCTAGATg GTTCTGTTTGGATTGCGTCTGAACTGAAAGGATTGAATGATGATTGCGAACATTTCGAGACTTTTCCACCGGGTCACTTGTATTCAAGCAAAGATAGAGAATTTAGGAGATGGTACAACCCTCCATGGTTCTCTGAGGCTATTCCATCAGCACCTTATGATCCTCTAGCTTTGAGAAATGCCTTTGAAATG GCTGTCATAAAAAGGTTGATGACTGATGTGCCTTTTGGTGTCCTGCTATCCGGAGGGTTGGACTCTTCCCTAGTCGCCGCCATCACGGCTCGCCACCTAGCTGGCACGAAAGCTGCCAAGCAGTGGGGAGCAAAACTACACTCATTTTGTGTAGGCCTTAAG GGAGCACCAGATCTAAGGGCTGCAAAAGAAGTTGCAGATTATCTAGGCACAGTTCATCATGAGTTTCACTTTACTGTCCag GATGGCATAGATGCTATTGAAGATGTTATCTATCACATTGAGACTTATGATGTTACCACAATCAGAGCAAGCACTCCCATGTTCCTTATGTCGCGCAAGATCAAATCGCTGGGCGTCAAATGGGTGATCTCTGGAGAAGGATCTGATGAGATCTTTGGAGGGTATCTCTACTTCCACAAGGCACCAAACAAGGAGGAGTTCCACCAAGAAACGTGCCGCAAG ATTAAGGCACTTCACAAATATGATTGCTTGAGGGCCAATAAATCAACATATGCTTGGGGTCTAGAAGCCAGAGTACCATTTTTGGACAAGGAGTTTATCAATGTCGCGATGAATATAGATCCTGAGAACAAAATG ATAAAACCAGAGGAAGGACGCATCGAAAAATGGGTTCTGAGGAAGGCCTTTGACGACGAAGAACACCCCTATCTGCCAAAG CACATTTTATATAGGCAGAAAGAACAATTCAGTGATGGAGTTGGCTATAGTTGGATTGATGGCCTTAAAGCACATGCTGCAAAACAT GTGACTGATAAGATGATGCTCAATGCTGCTAATATCTTCCCCCACAACACACCAAACACCAAAGAAGCATATTACTATAGGATGATCTTTGAGAGGTTCTTCCCTCAG AACTCGGCTAGGCTCACAGTTCCCGGAGGAGCGAGTGTTGCGTGTAGCACAGCCAAAGCAGTAGAGTGGGATGCTGCATGGTCTAACAACCTTGATCCTTCCGGAAGAGCCGCGCTTGGGGTTCACAATTCGGCCTATGAGAACCAAATCAACTCGGCCAAAGCCGCCGTAGGACCAGAGAAGATCATACCTAAGATGGAGATTTCTCCACTTGGAGTTGCCATTCAGAGCTAG